Part of the Candidatus Methylomirabilota bacterium genome, GATGGTCACCGGCTGTCGTGGGGCAACTATCCGATGCTCAACCAGTCGTACAACACCCTCCTCCGCTACGACGGTGAGCTCCGCCCGCAGCCGGAGCTGGCCGAGGGCTGGACGTTCGGCAAGGACGGGCGGACCCTCGACTTCCAGCTCCGGCGGGGCGTCCTCTTCCACAACGGGCGCGAGTTCGTCGCCGACGACGTCGTCTGGAACATCACGCGGGCTCAGGACCCCAAGGTCGCGGCGCACGTCCGCCCGATGGCTCTCGCCATCAAGAAAGCGGAGGCGCCGGACCGGGACCGGGTCGTCCTCTCCTTCGACCGCCCCACCCCGGCCATCCTCGACCTCTTCGATGCCATGTCGATCATCGGGCGGGAGGGCGAGGCCGATCTCAAGCAGAAGCCGCTGGGGACGGGACCTTTCCAGCTCGTCACGTGGGTCCCCGGCGACAGGGCTGTCTTCAAGCGCTTCCCCCAGTACTTCCGGAAGGGCCTCCCCTACCTCGACGAGGTCGTCCTCCAGCAGGTCCCGGACGCCGCCGCGCTGGTGATCAACCTCGAGGCCGGCGCCATCGACATGGCCTTCGAGGTGCCCCCACGGGACGCGGTGCGGCTGCGCGATCATCCCCGCATCCGGATCCTCCAGACCTTCCCGGGGGCGACCGTGTTCGACATCATGCTGAACGTCACGCGGCCGCCCTTCGACAAGAAGGCCGTCCGCCAGGCGATCAATCACGCGGTCGACCGGAAACGGTTCGTGGACACGATCCTCCTCGGCATCGGCGAGCCCTGGTGCCAGCCCTTCCCGCGCCAGTCGCTCGGCTATGCGCCGGACCTGGGCACCGCCCACTGCGAGTTCAACCTGACTCGGGCCAAGCAGCTCCTGGCGGAAGCCGGCCATCCGAACGGCTTCGAGGCGACGCTCCACATCTCGACGGCGACCTTCCCGCTCACCCGCCAGCTGGCCCAGATCCTCCAGTCGGACCTCGCCAAGATCGGGGTCCGGCTCGCGATCCGCGACGTGGAGCCAGCCGAGTACCGCGAGGTGACCTGGGGCGAGCGCCAGAAGTTCGCCATCGTGCTCCACCAGTTCGGGCGGGCCAATCGGGATCCCGACAGCTTGTTCAAGGGCGCGGGCGCCTGGTACGCGGAGAAGGGCATGACGCTCTACACCTCGCCCGAGTACCGCCAGCTCATCGACGAGGCCGGCGGCACGACCGACGCCGGCAAGCGGCGGCAGCTCTACGGCCGGCTCGCCCGCCTGATCGCGGACGAGGCGTTCACGCTGCCGCTGGCGCCGAACATCACGCTCTATGGCCACCAGGCCTACGTCCAGGGTCCGCGACTCGACGTGGAGGGGCGGGTCTCCCTCGAGGGGGCGTGGCTCGATCGGTAGCGCGACGGCCTGAGACGCCGCCGTGCTCGGCTACCTCCTCCGCCGCCTGACCCAGGCGGTCCCGACCCTCTTCCTGACCACGGTCGGAATCTTCCTGCTGCTCCACCTCGTTCCCGGGGACCCGGCAGCCGTCCTCGCCGGATCGGACGCGCCGCCCGACGTCGTCGCGGCGTTGCGGAGCGAGATGGGGCTCGACCGCCCGCTTCCCGTCCAGTACGCGCTCTGGCTCGGCCGCATCCTGCGCGGAGACCTCGGCGTCTCCTACGTCAACAAGTTCCCGGTCAGCCAGCTCATCGCGATGCGGCTGCCGGCGACCGCCGAGCTGGCCGCCGCCGGTCTCGTGGTGGGTCTCGTCCTCGGAATTCCGAGCGGCGTGCTGGCCGCGCTCCGCCGGGGCCGCCTCGCCGACTACATCGTCACCGCGGCCAACGCGCTGCTGATGTCGGTCCCGAACTTCTGGGCCGGCATCGCCCTCATCCTGGTCTTCGCCCTCGGACTGGCCCTGCTCCCCCCGTCGGGGCGCATCCCGCTGACGGTCGATCCCGCGCGGGCGCTCACCTTCCTCCTGCTGCCCGCCATCACTCTCGGCCTCCACATCGCGGCGATCTTCTCGCGCTTCACGCGGACGGCGCTCCTGGAGGTTCTCGGCGAGCCGTACATCCGGACGGCGCACGCCAAAGGCCTCGGGCAGGCTGCGGTGGTGCTCCGCCACGGCTTTCGCAACGCCCTCATTCCGGTGGTGACGGTCTTCGGCCTCCAGGCCGGCTACCTCCTGGGCGGGGCGGTGGTGGTCGAGTCGGTGTTCGCCTGGCCCGGCCTCGGCCGGCTGATCGTCGAGAGCATCGGGAACCGCGACTACACGACCGTGCAGGGCGCCCTCCTCGTCTTCGTGGCGACGTTCTTCCTCGTGAACCTCGCGACCGACCTTGCCTACGCCTGGATCGATCCCCGGATCCGGCTGGGCGCGGCCGGCCGCCGGCGTTGAGAGGGCCGTGAACCATGGCCCGCGGTCGACGGCGCGTCCTCCGCCTGGCGGCCGGGCACCTCGGGCTGCCGCTCGCGCTCGGCGTCCTGCTCCTCGGCCTCCTGGCGCCCCTGGTCGCCCCCTACGGGCCGCTCGAGATGCATCCGGGCCAGGAGCTCCGGCCGCCCTCGCGGCAGCACTTCCTGGGGAGCGACGAGTTCGGGCGGGACATCCTGAGCCGGGTGCTCTTCGGCGCGCGCCTGTCGCTGGCGGTCGGGCTGCTGAGCGTCGCCATCGGGACGCTGGTGGGCGGCGCCCTCGGGCTCTCGGCGGGGTTCTGGGGCGGCGCCCTCGAGACCCTCGCCACGCGCCTGGCCGACTCCCTCCTCTCCTTCCCCGCGATCATCCTCGGCATCGCCGTGGCCGCCGTCCTGGGGCCCGGCGCGGTGAACGCCGCCATCGCGGTGGGGATCGTCAACGTTCCGACCTTCACGCGCCTGACCTGGTCGAGCGTTCTCGTGGAGAAGGAGAAGGAGTACGTCCAGGCGGCCGAGTGCCTCGGGGCGCGGGACCCGCGGCTGGTCGGGCGCCACATCCTGCCCAACGTGCTGGCGCCGCTCCTCGTCCAGGCGACGATCGCCAGCGCCCAGGCGATCCTGCTCGAGGCCTCGCTCAGCTTCCTGGGCCTCGGCGCCCAGCCGCCTCAGCCCTCGTGGGGCGCCATGCTGAACGATGCGCGGCAGTTCCTCCGCGAGGCGCCCTGGTACGGCGTCTTCCCCGGCCTGGCCCTCTCGACGCTGCTGCTCGGGCTCAACCTCACGGCCGACGCCATCCGGGACGCCCTCGACCCGCGTCTGGCCCGGGCATAGCGCGCCCGCGCCCTTGTAGGCGAGACATGATATGCTCGCGGGGCGTGTGAACACGCCTGAACGACGGATTCACCCGGGAGGCACTCCATGACGGCACCGGCGACCGAGCGCGTCGCGTACTTCAACGGCCGCATCGTCCCCGAGCGCGAGGTCCGGGTCCCCTTCCGGGACCGCGGCTTCAAGTTCGGAGACGCCGCCTTCGACACCACCCGGACCTTCGGGCACCGGGTTTTCAAGCTCCACGAGCACCTCGACCGCTTCTACCGGTCACTCCGCTACCTCCGGATCGATCCCGGGCTCTCGCTCACCCGCCTGGCCGAGATCACCGAGGAGGTGCTCCGGCGGAACCTGCCCCTCCTCGAGCCCGACGAGGACTACTGGGTCACCCAGCGCGTCTCGCGGGGCCTCGAGGCGGCCGACCAGGGGACCTGGGGGCAGACCGGTCCGACGGTCATCGTCGAATGCCAGCCGCTGCCGCTGCGGGAGCGGGCCGCGCTCTACCGGGACGGCATCAAGGTCCTGGTGCCGTCGGTGCGCCGGGTCCCGCCCGAGTCGCTCAGCCCGCGGGCCAAGACCCACAACTACCTGAACGTGATCGTGGGAGACCTCGAGGTCAAGGCGCGCGATCCCGAGGCGTGGGCGATCCTCCTCGACATCCGCGGCAACCTGGCCGAAGGCATCGGCAGCAACCTCTTCCTGGTCCAGGGCGAGACCGTCTACACGCCACACAGCCAGTTCGTGCTCGGCGGCATCAGCCGGGAGACGGTGATCGAGCTCGCGCGCGACGCCGGCATCCCGGTCGCCGAGAAGGACCTCGACCTCTTCGATGCAGCCCAGGCCGACGAGGCGTTCCTCACCTCGACGAGCCTCTGCATCTGCCCGGTGCGGAGCGTGAACGGCCTGGAGATCGGCGGCGGGCGCCTGCCGGGGCCGATCACCCGCCGTCTCACCGAGGCCTACCGGAACCTCGTCGACTTCGACTTCGTCGCCCAGTATCTCAAGCGGCTCCAGACCTGACCGCCGGCGTCCGACCGTTCGCCGAGGAGTCGCCCGCCGGCCCGGCGGTCCGGGGGTACCTTCACACCCCGCCGGGCGAGCCGCGGGACGCGCTGGTGCTGGCCCACGGCGCGGGCTCTGACGCCGAGGCCCCGCTCCTGGTGACCCTGGCCGGGGCGTTCGCGGCGCGCGGACTGACGGTGCTTCGCTGCGATCTGCCGTTCCGCCAGGCGTCGCGGACCGGGCCGCCATCGCGCGCCACCGCGGCCGCCGACCGCGAGGGCCTGCGGCAGGCGGTGCGGGCGATCCGGCGGCTCGTCCCGGGCCGCGCGTTTCTCGGCGGCCACTCCTACGGCGGGCGCCAGGCCAGCCTCCTCGCCGCGGACGACCCGACCCTGGTGGCGGCGCTCATGCTGCTCGGCTATCCTCTGCGCGCGGCGCGCCGGCCGGCCCCGCTCCGGACCGAGCACTTCCCGCGCCTCCGCACCCCCGCGCTCTTCGTCCACGGCTCGCGGGACCCCTTCGGCTCGATCCTGGAGCTCAGGGCGGCCATCGCCCTCATCCCGGCTCGGACGGCACTCCTCCCCGTCGAGGGCGCCAGCCACGCGCTGATCCCGAGCCGCCGGGCGCCCCCGCCGGGCATCGACGTGCCGGACGCGACCGTGGCCGCCTTCCTCACGTTCGTCGGCTGATCCCCACACAGCAAGGAGGACACCGCCATGCCGTTCCAGGCCCCGTACCTCTTCAGCGCCGCCATGGACGTCGCGCCCGATCGCGAGGCGCTCTTCAACCAGGTCTACGACGAGGAGCACGTGCCGACGCTGCTCGGTGTACCCGGAGTCATCGGGGTGGCGCGATTCAAGACGCGCGAGTTCAGCATCGTCATCGGCGGAGAGCGCCGGACGGTCACCGTCGACGCCGAGCCGCGCTACCAGACGCTCTACGAGCTCGAGAGCCCCGACGTGCTGGTGAGCCCCGCCTGGACCCAGGCCGTGGACCGCGGGCGCTGGCCGGGCGAGGTCCGGCCCTACACGAAGAACCGCCGCCACGTCCTCTACCAGCGCATCGGCCGGTGACGATACGGCATCGGGTCGCGCCCCTGGCGGTCGCCCTGCTCGCCCTGGCGGGATGCGCGCCCCGGCTGGTCACCCCCGTCACCGATCCGGCGCACGCCCTGGCGCGCGCGCGCCCGCGCGCCTGGGCGGCGTGGCGGGACGACGGCGACCTCCCGTCGCTCCGCGCGGCGCTCGTCCAGAGCCTGACTTGGCTCGAGACCCAGCCGCCCGATCGCCCACTCGTGTTCGGTCCACGCACGGTGACCGCGGGCCATCAGCGAGCCGCCCTCGCCGGCCTGCTCGCGGAACTGGCCGGCGCGCCGGGGCCGGAGACCCTGACCGCCCGGATCCTCGAGCGGTTCGAGGTGCTCCGCAGCGTGGGCGGCCCGGACGGCCAGGTCCTCGTCACCGGGTACTACGAGCCGGTCGTCGAGGCCGCCGATCGGCCGGGCGACGGGCATGCCGTGCCGATCTTCGGCGTGCCCGACGATCTTATCGAGGTGGCGCTCGAGACATTCGACCCACGCTGGCGGGGCGAGCGCCTGGCGGGGCGGCGGGAGGGCCGGCGGCTCGTACCCTACTGGACCCGGGCCGAGATCGACGCCGGGCGGCTCGATGGGCGCGGGCTCGAGCTGGCCTGGGCCCGCGATCCGGTCGACGTCTTCTTTCTGGAGATCCAGGGCAGCGGGACGCTCCGGCTGCCGGATGGCCGCGAGGTCCGGATCGGGCACGCGGCGTCGAACGGTCGTCCCTATCGCGCGATCGGCCGCCTGCTCATCGACGAGCGGGAGATGGTACCCGAAGCCGTCTCGATGCAGTCCCTGCGGGCCTGGTTGGCCGCCCATCCCGCGGAGCGGGCGCGGGTGCTGCACTACAACGAGTCCTACGTCTTCTTCCGCCGCCTCGATGGCCCCCCGCTCGGCAACCTCGGCGTCCCGGTGACGCCGGGCCGGTCGATCGCGACGGACGCGCGGCTGTTTCCGTCCGGCGCGCTGGCGTTCATCCGGACGGAACAGCCCGTCCGCGCCCCCGACGGGCGGATCGACTGGCGCCCGCTCGCGCGCTTCGTCCTCAACCAGGACACGGGCGGCGCCATCCGGGGGCCGGGCCGCGTGGATCTCTTCTGGGGACGCGGCGAGCAAGCCGAGCTGGCCGCCGGCCTCATGAAGCAGCCGGGGCAGCTCTACTTCCTCGTGCCGCGCTGAGGCGGCACCGCGGGCGGGCGAACGGCCTCAGCCGGGCCGCTGCGTCAGGTAGGCCGCGAGCGCGGCCGCCTCGCGCTCCTGGAAGCGCACGGCGACGCGGAGCTGCTCGAGATACTGCTCGAGCGTCTTGCCGCCGAGCACGATCCCCCGCTCCGGAAAGAACGCCTGGACCTCCCGCTCCCACGCCGGGCTCACCAGCCCCGTC contains:
- a CDS encoding ABC transporter substrate-binding protein — its product is MRHPERPEEISRRRLLVGSLLGAAALSAGLVLRPRAGLAAEPKRGGTLRLGQVGGVLNFDGHRLSWGNYPMLNQSYNTLLRYDGELRPQPELAEGWTFGKDGRTLDFQLRRGVLFHNGREFVADDVVWNITRAQDPKVAAHVRPMALAIKKAEAPDRDRVVLSFDRPTPAILDLFDAMSIIGREGEADLKQKPLGTGPFQLVTWVPGDRAVFKRFPQYFRKGLPYLDEVVLQQVPDAAALVINLEAGAIDMAFEVPPRDAVRLRDHPRIRILQTFPGATVFDIMLNVTRPPFDKKAVRQAINHAVDRKRFVDTILLGIGEPWCQPFPRQSLGYAPDLGTAHCEFNLTRAKQLLAEAGHPNGFEATLHISTATFPLTRQLAQILQSDLAKIGVRLAIRDVEPAEYREVTWGERQKFAIVLHQFGRANRDPDSLFKGAGAWYAEKGMTLYTSPEYRQLIDEAGGTTDAGKRRQLYGRLARLIADEAFTLPLAPNITLYGHQAYVQGPRLDVEGRVSLEGAWLDR
- a CDS encoding alpha/beta fold hydrolase, with the translated sequence MLAHGAGSDAEAPLLVTLAGAFAARGLTVLRCDLPFRQASRTGPPSRATAAADREGLRQAVRAIRRLVPGRAFLGGHSYGGRQASLLAADDPTLVAALMLLGYPLRAARRPAPLRTEHFPRLRTPALFVHGSRDPFGSILELRAAIALIPARTALLPVEGASHALIPSRRAPPPGIDVPDATVAAFLTFVG
- a CDS encoding ABC transporter permease, with product MLGYLLRRLTQAVPTLFLTTVGIFLLLHLVPGDPAAVLAGSDAPPDVVAALRSEMGLDRPLPVQYALWLGRILRGDLGVSYVNKFPVSQLIAMRLPATAELAAAGLVVGLVLGIPSGVLAALRRGRLADYIVTAANALLMSVPNFWAGIALILVFALGLALLPPSGRIPLTVDPARALTFLLLPAITLGLHIAAIFSRFTRTALLEVLGEPYIRTAHAKGLGQAAVVLRHGFRNALIPVVTVFGLQAGYLLGGAVVVESVFAWPGLGRLIVESIGNRDYTTVQGALLVFVATFFLVNLATDLAYAWIDPRIRLGAAGRRR
- a CDS encoding aminotransferase class IV produces the protein MTAPATERVAYFNGRIVPEREVRVPFRDRGFKFGDAAFDTTRTFGHRVFKLHEHLDRFYRSLRYLRIDPGLSLTRLAEITEEVLRRNLPLLEPDEDYWVTQRVSRGLEAADQGTWGQTGPTVIVECQPLPLRERAALYRDGIKVLVPSVRRVPPESLSPRAKTHNYLNVIVGDLEVKARDPEAWAILLDIRGNLAEGIGSNLFLVQGETVYTPHSQFVLGGISRETVIELARDAGIPVAEKDLDLFDAAQADEAFLTSTSLCICPVRSVNGLEIGGGRLPGPITRRLTEAYRNLVDFDFVAQYLKRLQT
- a CDS encoding MltA domain-containing protein, giving the protein MTIRHRVAPLAVALLALAGCAPRLVTPVTDPAHALARARPRAWAAWRDDGDLPSLRAALVQSLTWLETQPPDRPLVFGPRTVTAGHQRAALAGLLAELAGAPGPETLTARILERFEVLRSVGGPDGQVLVTGYYEPVVEAADRPGDGHAVPIFGVPDDLIEVALETFDPRWRGERLAGRREGRRLVPYWTRAEIDAGRLDGRGLELAWARDPVDVFFLEIQGSGTLRLPDGREVRIGHAASNGRPYRAIGRLLIDEREMVPEAVSMQSLRAWLAAHPAERARVLHYNESYVFFRRLDGPPLGNLGVPVTPGRSIATDARLFPSGALAFIRTEQPVRAPDGRIDWRPLARFVLNQDTGGAIRGPGRVDLFWGRGEQAELAAGLMKQPGQLYFLVPR
- a CDS encoding ABC transporter permease, with translation MARGRRRVLRLAAGHLGLPLALGVLLLGLLAPLVAPYGPLEMHPGQELRPPSRQHFLGSDEFGRDILSRVLFGARLSLAVGLLSVAIGTLVGGALGLSAGFWGGALETLATRLADSLLSFPAIILGIAVAAVLGPGAVNAAIAVGIVNVPTFTRLTWSSVLVEKEKEYVQAAECLGARDPRLVGRHILPNVLAPLLVQATIASAQAILLEASLSFLGLGAQPPQPSWGAMLNDARQFLREAPWYGVFPGLALSTLLLGLNLTADAIRDALDPRLARA